In a single window of the Hydrogenobaculum sp. 3684 genome:
- the rpsI gene encoding 30S ribosomal protein S9 — MATVVRNFKVLEDNSYHGVGKRKDSVARVWLVKNANGFIVKARDSQKEYDMREYLQRDSSFAKVLLPFNITNTNGKFGVYAIVNGGGLSAQAEAIMYGIADALLTYNPNFRTTLKKAGLLKVDARIKERKKYGKMGARAKFRWSKR; from the coding sequence ATGGCAACAGTGGTTAGAAATTTTAAGGTTTTAGAAGATAACTCTTATCACGGTGTAGGTAAGAGAAAAGACAGCGTAGCTAGAGTATGGCTTGTCAAAAATGCCAATGGTTTTATAGTAAAAGCTAGAGACTCACAAAAAGAGTACGATATGAGAGAGTATCTCCAAAGAGATAGCTCTTTTGCTAAAGTGCTTTTGCCCTTTAACATTACAAATACCAACGGTAAGTTTGGCGTTTACGCTATAGTAAACGGTGGTGGCTTGTCTGCTCAAGCAGAAGCTATAATGTATGGCATAGCCGATGCACTTTTGACCTATAATCCAAATTTTAGAACTACCCTCAAAAAAGCAGGTCTACTCAAAGTGGATGCTCGTATTAAAGAACGTAAAAAATATGGTAAAATGGGTGCTCGTGCCAAATTTAGATGGAGCAAGAGATAA
- a CDS encoding DUF4416 family protein, which produces MKALPIFAILYNKNYEENLYTVLEELGDFGRFCISEHFYFENLQKYYSKEMEKPLFKVYLYAKNLFEDTDILSLKLKTMEIEKLFSINSKRTVNIDPGYINKQHLILASSKERGARIHIGKNIFLEMEYIYIYKDFKPFYWTYQDYRYEKVKLFFKMARDYYLSVI; this is translated from the coding sequence TTGAAAGCTTTGCCGATATTTGCCATACTTTATAACAAAAACTACGAAGAAAATTTATACACCGTATTAGAAGAGCTTGGAGATTTTGGCAGATTTTGCATATCGGAGCATTTTTACTTTGAAAATCTTCAAAAATATTATTCAAAAGAGATGGAAAAACCTCTTTTTAAAGTTTACCTTTATGCAAAAAACCTTTTTGAAGATACAGATATTTTAAGTCTAAAGCTAAAAACAATGGAAATAGAAAAACTCTTTAGTATAAACTCTAAAAGGACTGTTAATATAGACCCCGGTTATATAAATAAACAACATCTTATTTTGGCTTCTTCCAAAGAAAGAGGTGCTAGAATTCATATAGGTAAAAATATATTCTTAGAGATGGAGTATATTTATATCTATAAAGATTTTAAGCCCTTTTACTGGACTTATCAAGATTATAGATATGAAAAAGTAAAACTATTTTTCAAAATGGCAAGAGATTATTATCTTAGTGTTATCTAG
- the argF gene encoding ornithine carbamoyltransferase yields the protein MKAHFLDVWDITFDEAKRIIDLSFDFKYNNFNPKSLQNLNIALLFSKPSTRTRVSFEVGIKELGGNPIFLQESSLQVSRGEDASDSARTLSRYVDGVVVRTGSHQWLLEFAQYSVIPVINALTDYTHPCQAISDIFTLFEAFREKIKNIKVLYIGDGNNMANALISAFAIFGLSLTVCTPKELRPDEENLKRALEVSKQTGAEIILEEDPIKAAKDKDVIYTDVWISMNDEGSKDHKINLLKDYQVNAKLLSYAKKDVRVMHCLPAKKGQEITKEVFEEHADFIFNQAENRLHTQKALMYLMFNGTNQMASI from the coding sequence ATGAAAGCGCATTTTCTGGACGTATGGGATATCACTTTTGACGAAGCAAAGCGTATAATAGATTTATCTTTTGATTTTAAATACAACAATTTCAATCCTAAAAGCTTGCAAAACTTAAACATAGCGCTTCTTTTTAGCAAACCTTCTACAAGAACAAGGGTATCTTTTGAAGTAGGCATAAAAGAGCTTGGGGGTAACCCAATATTTTTGCAAGAATCAAGCCTTCAAGTATCAAGAGGAGAAGATGCTTCAGATAGCGCCAGGACGCTGTCTCGCTATGTAGACGGTGTAGTTGTAAGAACTGGCTCTCATCAGTGGCTTTTAGAATTTGCTCAATACTCTGTCATACCTGTTATAAACGCTCTTACAGACTATACTCATCCTTGCCAAGCTATATCAGATATATTTACACTTTTTGAAGCTTTTAGAGAAAAAATAAAAAATATAAAAGTGCTTTACATAGGCGATGGCAACAACATGGCAAACGCTCTAATATCAGCTTTTGCTATATTTGGACTAAGCCTAACTGTGTGTACGCCAAAAGAGCTTAGGCCAGATGAAGAGAATTTAAAAAGGGCTTTAGAAGTTTCAAAACAAACCGGGGCAGAGATTATATTGGAAGAAGATCCTATAAAAGCTGCTAAAGACAAAGATGTAATATATACGGATGTGTGGATTTCAATGAACGATGAAGGCTCAAAAGATCACAAAATAAATTTGTTAAAGGATTATCAGGTAAATGCCAAGTTGCTTTCTTACGCTAAAAAAGATGTAAGAGTTATGCATTGTCTACCAGCCAAAAAGGGACAAGAGATAACAAAAGAAGTCTTTGAAGAACATGCAGATTTTATATTCAATCAAGCAGAAAATAGACTTCATACACAAAAAGCTCTGATGTATTTGATGTTTAATGGAACAAATCAAATGGCTTCTATCTAA
- the rplM gene encoding 50S ribosomal protein L13, whose amino-acid sequence MDSVKTIRPKPQDIKREYWIIDAKDMVLGRLAAKCASILRGKHKPIYQPDVDCGDFVIVINSKLVKTTGNKLRDKVYKFHTNHPGGLKEKSLGFMLETNPNQVIMLAVKRMLPKNRLGHRILKRLKVYETDKHPHIAQNPKPLK is encoded by the coding sequence ATGGATAGCGTGAAGACTATAAGGCCAAAACCACAGGATATTAAAAGAGAGTATTGGATAATAGACGCTAAGGATATGGTGTTAGGAAGACTTGCAGCTAAATGCGCCAGCATCTTAAGGGGTAAGCACAAGCCTATATATCAACCAGATGTAGATTGTGGTGATTTTGTAATAGTTATAAACTCTAAACTGGTAAAAACCACAGGTAATAAGCTAAGAGATAAAGTCTATAAGTTTCATACAAACCATCCAGGCGGTCTCAAAGAGAAGTCTCTTGGTTTCATGTTGGAAACCAATCCAAACCAAGTTATTATGTTGGCGGTAAAGAGGATGCTACCTAAAAATAGGCTTGGTCATAGGATATTGAAAAGGTTGAAAGTTTATGAAACCGATAAGCATCCTCACATAGCTCAAAACCCTAAACCTCTTAAGTAA
- the alr gene encoding alanine racemase, with protein MRIVLELLKENILNNISQIYNSVNKPIIAVVKANAYGMGSAEVSKVLDDNPYVKSFAVACIEEAVELREVDIKKPILVLGGVLDLKDVEYLKYYKLTPVISSTYQFDMIKDAGIDFHVKFDTGMGRLGFFELQEDIANHPNLKGIMTHLASPLDKEYSAFQIQRFKNIVKSLKRNSIEIHYQSSAGLMYEKDFTTAIRIGLAMYGEKPYEGFDIPIKPIYKVKAKVISLKNFKKGDKISYGGTYTLSKDATIGVVSMGYADGIPKSLANKWYFDFNGVKLPMVGAVTMDMTMFELPDEVNIKIGDYVDFVNEKQTFSMASKIVKTIPYELMCRMGKRVKRVVV; from the coding sequence ATGAGAATAGTTTTAGAGCTTTTAAAGGAAAACATTTTAAACAACATAAGCCAAATCTACAATAGTGTGAATAAACCTATAATTGCTGTGGTAAAGGCAAATGCCTATGGCATGGGAAGTGCTGAGGTTTCTAAAGTTCTTGATGATAATCCCTATGTAAAATCTTTTGCGGTGGCTTGCATAGAAGAAGCTGTAGAGTTAAGAGAAGTGGATATAAAAAAACCTATCCTTGTGCTAGGAGGTGTTCTTGATCTAAAAGATGTAGAATACCTAAAATATTATAAACTTACGCCGGTTATTTCAAGTACCTATCAGTTTGATATGATAAAGGACGCCGGTATAGACTTTCACGTAAAGTTTGACACTGGTATGGGAAGGCTTGGTTTTTTTGAACTTCAAGAGGATATAGCAAATCATCCTAATTTAAAAGGTATTATGACTCACCTTGCTTCACCGTTAGATAAAGAGTATAGCGCTTTTCAAATACAAAGGTTTAAAAATATTGTTAAAAGCTTAAAAAGAAATAGTATTGAAATACACTATCAAAGTTCTGCTGGGCTTATGTATGAAAAAGATTTTACAACGGCTATAAGAATAGGCCTTGCAATGTATGGTGAGAAACCCTATGAAGGTTTTGACATACCTATAAAGCCAATATACAAAGTAAAGGCTAAGGTTATATCACTAAAAAATTTTAAAAAAGGCGATAAAATCTCTTACGGAGGAACATATACTTTATCTAAAGATGCTACTATAGGTGTGGTTTCTATGGGGTATGCCGATGGTATTCCAAAATCTCTTGCAAACAAATGGTATTTTGATTTTAACGGTGTAAAGCTTCCAATGGTTGGTGCAGTGACTATGGACATGACGATGTTTGAACTTCCCGATGAGGTAAATATAAAAATAGGGGATTATGTTGATTTTGTAAACGAAAAGCAAACGTTTTCTATGGCTTCTAAAATCGTAAAAACAATACCTTACGAGTTGATGTGTAGGATGGGTAAAAGGGTAAAAAGAGTAGTGGTTTAA
- a CDS encoding nucleoside deaminase — protein MQIEYIEQKLLELCKEAIAQDRIPVSAVVTKNDEIVSWAFNGIKSIEHAEIIALEKAMNVLNAKRLDGCNIYVSLEPCPMCTYAISLARIEKVYFFSLDDKKGAILSNANIIDHFELKLKWEYKKNSDFENMLKGYFKNKRRLTVLK, from the coding sequence GTGCAAATAGAATATATAGAACAAAAGCTTTTGGAACTTTGCAAAGAAGCTATAGCCCAAGATAGAATACCAGTAAGTGCCGTAGTTACAAAAAATGATGAGATAGTATCTTGGGCTTTTAACGGTATAAAAAGCATAGAGCATGCGGAAATAATAGCTTTAGAAAAAGCAATGAATGTATTAAATGCAAAGAGGCTCGATGGATGCAATATTTATGTAAGCTTAGAACCTTGCCCCATGTGCACTTACGCCATAAGCTTAGCTAGGATAGAAAAAGTGTATTTCTTTTCCTTGGATGATAAAAAAGGGGCTATTTTAAGCAACGCAAACATAATTGATCACTTTGAACTTAAACTAAAGTGGGAATACAAGAAAAATTCCGATTTTGAGAATATGTTAAAAGGTTATTTCAAAAACAAAAGACGTTTAACTGTGCTAAAATAA
- a CDS encoding secondary thiamine-phosphate synthase enzyme YjbQ has translation MIERIKVKTAKHTSVVNITQRIREIVEASFIDNGLCIVYVPHTTAAVFINEGADPDVVKDILNTLDRLIPWTNDYSHMEGNAAAHIKSSIIGNSRIIPILDGRLMLGKWEAVFLAEFDGPREREVVVSIVRSS, from the coding sequence ATGATAGAGAGAATCAAAGTAAAAACAGCAAAACACACCTCGGTAGTAAATATAACCCAAAGGATAAGAGAGATAGTAGAAGCTTCTTTTATTGACAACGGACTTTGCATAGTGTATGTACCGCATACTACTGCTGCGGTTTTTATTAACGAAGGAGCGGACCCTGACGTTGTAAAAGACATACTAAACACACTCGATAGACTAATACCTTGGACAAACGACTATTCTCACATGGAAGGAAATGCTGCAGCTCACATTAAATCTTCTATCATAGGAAATTCAAGAATAATACCTATATTAGATGGAAGGCTTATGTTGGGAAAATGGGAAGCTGTATTTTTAGCAGAGTTTGATGGACCAAGAGAGAGGGAAGTGGTTGTAAGCATAGTGAGGTCTTCATGA
- a CDS encoding Rpn family recombination-promoting nuclease/putative transposase has translation MDIQPHDSFFKQIFSDPKRVKLLLDIFAKDIGQEIHSITPVNTEKFSSKSQKFMLDLLFSCKVEDQDAYIRIVLEHKSYLDKELPIQLLYYNAAIWEEAIKEKDYYPPIINIVFYHGKGEWNVPTSLPIVKNTKLEKYASKLNYILIDLNRISDEDIISKAHQDLCTQWAMLAMKHIFDSIKGFIKVLELIADYIKTHDYIEKSHCIFLTIDYIVSVKNNPEEVESILKELTGGDEKIMTLTEKWMMEGLKKGRQEGLQEGLEKGSLKTKKDDIKSAVLIKFGVLPKELEEKIENTDDIQILDDMFKKVILAGKIEEIL, from the coding sequence ATGGATATACAGCCCCATGATTCATTTTTTAAGCAGATATTTTCTGACCCTAAGAGGGTAAAATTGCTTCTTGATATCTTTGCTAAAGATATAGGGCAAGAGATACACTCTATAACACCTGTTAATACAGAAAAGTTTTCTTCTAAATCTCAAAAGTTTATGCTTGATTTACTTTTTAGCTGCAAGGTAGAAGATCAAGATGCTTATATAAGGATTGTACTTGAACACAAATCTTATCTTGATAAAGAATTACCTATTCAGCTTCTATACTACAACGCCGCTATCTGGGAAGAAGCTATAAAAGAAAAAGATTATTACCCTCCTATTATCAACATTGTTTTTTATCATGGAAAAGGTGAATGGAACGTACCCACATCTTTACCTATTGTTAAAAATACCAAATTAGAAAAATACGCATCTAAGCTAAACTATATACTTATAGATTTAAATCGAATATCAGATGAAGATATTATAAGTAAGGCACATCAAGATCTTTGCACACAGTGGGCTATGCTTGCAATGAAGCATATATTTGATAGCATAAAAGGCTTTATAAAAGTACTTGAGCTTATAGCTGATTATATCAAAACCCATGATTATATAGAAAAATCTCATTGCATATTTTTAACGATTGATTATATTGTATCTGTGAAGAATAACCCTGAGGAAGTTGAAAGTATTTTAAAAGAGCTAACAGGAGGTGACGAGAAGATTATGACACTAACAGAAAAGTGGATGATGGAAGGATTAAAAAAAGGTAGGCAAGAAGGATTGCAAGAAGGATTAGAAAAAGGATCTCTTAAAACCAAAAAAGATGACATCAAGAGTGCTGTCCTTATCAAGTTTGGAGTACTACCAAAAGAACTTGAAGAAAAGATAGAAAACACAGATGATATACAGATTTTAGATGACATGTTTAAAAAGGTTATACTGGCTGGTAAGATTGAAGAGATTTTGTAA
- the bioB gene encoding biotin synthase BioB yields the protein MEQVFFDIYQKAKKDEISKEEALFILKAEDKYIPLIVYLASKLKDEFFDSTKFEFCSIINAKSGACSEDCKFCAQSKFYKTPINIYKLVDKEELVEGALRGVEFGANRYCMVLSARAASDEEVEKLCEAVQEIKAQNIPINVCVSAGTIGLESLLKLKEAGVTRINHNLETSENYFPNIVSTHTWRERLETIKNVQKAGLSTCSGAIFGLGETDEDRVDLAFVYKELGVDSIPLNFLMPIPNTPLENNKPLRALDALKIIAMFRFTNKSAELRLCGGREQTLGDFHGMAAFMTNALMAGGYLTRAGRDIKKDYKMLEDMNLERLTSEEVCK from the coding sequence ATGGAACAAGTTTTTTTTGATATATATCAAAAGGCAAAAAAAGATGAGATTTCAAAAGAAGAGGCTTTATTTATACTAAAAGCCGAAGACAAGTATATACCGCTTATAGTATATTTGGCTTCTAAACTAAAGGATGAGTTTTTCGATTCTACAAAATTTGAATTTTGCTCTATCATAAATGCAAAAAGTGGTGCTTGTTCAGAAGATTGTAAATTTTGCGCTCAGTCTAAATTTTATAAAACACCAATCAACATATACAAACTAGTGGATAAAGAAGAGCTGGTAGAGGGCGCTCTAAGGGGCGTAGAGTTTGGAGCAAATAGATATTGCATGGTTTTAAGCGCAAGAGCTGCTTCTGATGAAGAGGTAGAAAAGCTTTGCGAGGCCGTGCAAGAAATAAAAGCGCAAAACATACCTATAAACGTATGTGTATCTGCAGGAACCATAGGGCTTGAAAGTCTATTGAAGCTAAAAGAAGCTGGTGTAACAAGGATAAATCACAATCTCGAAACTTCCGAAAACTACTTTCCCAACATAGTTTCTACGCACACTTGGAGAGAAAGGTTAGAAACCATAAAAAACGTTCAAAAAGCTGGTCTTTCCACCTGTAGCGGGGCTATATTTGGACTTGGAGAAACAGACGAAGATAGAGTGGATTTAGCTTTTGTTTACAAAGAACTTGGCGTAGATTCGATACCTTTAAACTTTCTTATGCCTATACCAAACACACCTTTAGAAAACAACAAACCTTTAAGAGCCTTAGATGCTCTTAAAATAATAGCTATGTTTAGATTTACCAACAAAAGTGCAGAGTTAAGGCTTTGTGGCGGTAGAGAACAAACATTAGGCGATTTTCACGGTATGGCAGCTTTTATGACAAACGCACTGATGGCAGGTGGATATCTAACAAGAGCTGGAAGAGACATCAAAAAAGATTACAAAATGCTTGAAGATATGAATTTAGAAAGGCTTACATCGGAAGAGGTGTGCAAATAG
- the argC gene encoding N-acetyl-gamma-glutamyl-phosphate reductase, whose protein sequence is MEQEIIKVGIAGFTGYTGLELLRILSKHPKVKITSLSSSTHYDKYLYDVLDFANIENIKITKELEDVDVVFLALPHEASLDQVPFYASKNVKIIDLSGAFRLKDKNIFKEYYNLEYKLEHESIVKEVVYGLPELFREGIRKANIVSNPGCYPTAVILGVLPIVKNTSYRKPIIVNAVSGVSGAGAKLKQEFHFPYMEQNAFYYGIGKHRHTPEMSLYLGLEVQFSPMVIPASRGMIANIKLFDIEEIDFKALYEDFYKDEPFVKLTDKPPHTKWVIGTNMCYIYIYYHKSLKTLEIISAIDNLGKGASSQAVQNMNIMFGLEETLGIDTFPVIP, encoded by the coding sequence ATGGAGCAAGAGATAATAAAAGTTGGTATAGCTGGATTTACTGGCTATACCGGTTTAGAACTTTTAAGGATATTATCAAAACATCCTAAAGTAAAGATAACATCTTTATCTTCTTCTACACACTACGATAAGTACCTATACGATGTTTTAGACTTTGCCAATATAGAAAACATTAAAATTACAAAAGAACTTGAAGATGTGGATGTGGTGTTTTTAGCCTTGCCACATGAAGCTTCTTTAGACCAAGTGCCTTTCTACGCTTCTAAAAATGTAAAAATTATAGATTTGTCTGGAGCTTTTAGATTAAAAGATAAAAATATCTTTAAAGAATACTACAATTTAGAGTATAAGCTTGAGCATGAGTCTATTGTTAAAGAAGTGGTTTATGGTTTACCAGAGCTTTTTAGAGAAGGTATAAGAAAAGCCAATATCGTATCAAATCCAGGATGTTATCCTACTGCTGTTATACTGGGAGTGTTACCTATTGTAAAAAATACCTCTTATAGAAAGCCTATAATAGTAAACGCTGTTTCTGGGGTTTCTGGGGCTGGTGCTAAGTTAAAACAAGAATTTCATTTTCCATACATGGAACAAAACGCTTTTTACTACGGCATAGGAAAGCATAGACATACCCCGGAGATGTCTTTGTACCTTGGTTTAGAAGTGCAGTTTAGTCCTATGGTTATTCCTGCTTCAAGGGGGATGATTGCAAACATAAAGCTTTTTGACATAGAAGAGATTGATTTTAAAGCCCTTTATGAGGATTTTTACAAAGATGAACCTTTTGTAAAACTAACAGATAAACCACCTCATACTAAATGGGTAATAGGCACAAACATGTGCTATATATATATTTATTATCATAAAAGCTTAAAAACGCTTGAAATAATAAGCGCTATAGACAACCTTGGTAAAGGAGCATCTTCTCAAGCTGTTCAAAATATGAATATCATGTTTGGTTTAGAAGAAACGCTTGGTATTGACACGTTCCCTGTGATACCTTGA
- a CDS encoding ABC transporter ATP-binding protein — translation MEQIKWLLSNLKPYWALVSLVIFGSILEGLGTSFMTYLVKRIMDDVFILKESNKLYMILYLFAAAAVIIQIGFFLRNFLMNMVSEKLLMDFREKMFSSLLYSKVDFFINHPSGDIISRFNNDINAIKNILIDYMLSLIKEPITVLLLLGVLIYRDIYLTVIIIFAFPIISYSVKYFGTKRAKYVKLNQERLGIINQHVTQLISGIENIKIFGAENKFLERFVQANKNLFKAGIKTIFYTVMNSIFNQSTGYIVFGLVLLYGGYRIVHGYTSAGNFISYITALLLIQMPIMETQKGFMNMRSSIPLVKRVQEMLLLQKEKDGTIDINNLLVPIVMKNVYVTIDSKEILKDINLTINPGEKIGIVGPTGAGKSTLLDILPKLVSYKGDVYIKDKSLEEITNKSIRSKIAFASQHVFIFNDTVRNNLLIANPNASEELLIKAIKLAKAEFLFTLKNGLDTVLGEYGYTVSGGERQRIAIARIFLTNPDIILLDEITSALDVHTEQAVISNIFEIFKDKTILIVAHRLSNIINCDRILYIEDGRILEEGTFEELMRKQGNFYTLYQKSR, via the coding sequence ATGGAACAAATCAAATGGCTTCTATCTAACTTAAAACCCTATTGGGCACTTGTAAGCCTTGTTATATTTGGTTCCATTTTAGAAGGGCTTGGCACGTCTTTTATGACATACCTTGTTAAAAGAATAATGGATGATGTATTCATATTAAAAGAATCAAACAAGCTTTACATGATACTATATCTTTTTGCAGCGGCGGCTGTTATTATCCAAATTGGATTTTTCTTAAGGAATTTCCTTATGAATATGGTATCAGAAAAACTCCTTATGGATTTCAGAGAAAAGATGTTTTCATCGCTCCTTTACTCAAAGGTAGATTTTTTCATAAACCATCCAAGCGGCGATATAATAAGTAGGTTCAACAACGATATAAACGCAATAAAAAATATACTTATAGACTATATGCTATCCCTTATAAAAGAACCCATTACAGTTCTTTTGCTTTTGGGTGTTTTAATATATAGAGATATATATTTGACTGTTATAATAATCTTTGCTTTTCCCATCATATCTTATTCAGTAAAATACTTTGGAACAAAAAGGGCTAAATATGTAAAGCTAAACCAAGAGAGATTAGGTATTATAAATCAACATGTAACGCAACTCATAAGCGGCATAGAAAACATAAAAATATTTGGAGCTGAAAACAAATTTTTGGAACGTTTTGTCCAGGCAAATAAGAACTTATTTAAAGCAGGTATAAAAACCATATTCTACACAGTAATGAACTCGATATTCAATCAATCTACTGGTTATATAGTTTTTGGTTTGGTGCTTTTATATGGAGGTTATAGGATAGTCCATGGTTATACTAGCGCTGGGAATTTTATATCCTATATAACTGCATTGCTCCTCATACAAATGCCCATCATGGAAACTCAAAAAGGCTTTATGAATATGCGCTCCTCAATCCCGCTTGTAAAAAGAGTTCAAGAGATGCTCTTACTTCAAAAAGAAAAAGACGGCACTATAGATATAAATAACCTCTTGGTACCTATTGTCATGAAAAATGTATATGTAACAATAGATTCTAAGGAAATTCTCAAAGATATAAATCTAACTATAAACCCAGGTGAAAAAATAGGTATAGTGGGACCTACCGGTGCTGGTAAATCTACGCTTCTTGATATACTTCCAAAGCTTGTGAGCTACAAAGGAGATGTATATATAAAAGATAAAAGTTTAGAAGAGATAACAAACAAATCGATAAGATCTAAAATAGCCTTTGCTTCTCAACATGTTTTCATATTCAACGATACTGTTAGAAACAACCTTTTAATAGCAAATCCAAACGCATCAGAAGAGCTTTTAATAAAAGCTATAAAACTAGCAAAAGCAGAGTTTTTGTTTACATTGAAAAACGGTCTTGACACCGTTTTAGGAGAATACGGATATACAGTATCAGGGGGCGAAAGACAAAGAATAGCCATAGCGAGGATTTTTCTAACAAATCCAGATATAATTTTGTTAGATGAAATTACTTCAGCTCTTGATGTACATACAGAGCAAGCTGTTATATCAAATATTTTTGAGATTTTTAAAGATAAAACAATACTAATAGTGGCTCATAGGCTCTCAAATATAATAAATTGTGACAGAATTCTTTACATAGAGGATGGAAGAATATTGGAAGAAGGCACTTTTGAAGAGCTCATGAGAAAACAAGGCAATTTTTATACTCTATATCAAAAATCTAGATAA
- the rseP gene encoding RIP metalloprotease RseP, which translates to MIHTVLAFLILISILIVFHEFGHFIFAKLFGVKVEVFSVGFGNPIFKKKIGETEYQIAYIPMGGYVKLYGEEEEASSKDPKAFSSKAPWQKILIAAAGPLFNLIIAFIGFTLSFYIGIHQPAYIEEPVKVGYIAKKSPFYKAGIRPGDTIIKIDNLPIKTWKDLYTAEIKAVGESSKVVFERNGHIYTTTITLGKILNKDSIGILPEIAPVVGGIIKNSPASQIGLKEGDKILAVKMSDMPTAIPIKNWYELTDYMRKDKGNPITLVIERSNTLLVKDVIPKYSAKLKEYYIGIYPETTYVLKRYPINEAMIQAIRKIKELTILSIDSIKALVTMHASVLNLSGPISIAKMSGQAAEGGLGEFLGFMAFVSLQLAIINILPIPMLDGGLIVLFLIEAIIRRPLSEKFKEYWQKIGIAFVVSLSAVAILSDIIRLFTGV; encoded by the coding sequence ATGATACATACGGTTTTAGCGTTTTTAATACTTATAAGCATTTTAATAGTATTTCACGAGTTTGGCCATTTTATATTTGCTAAACTCTTTGGTGTAAAAGTAGAAGTATTTTCTGTGGGTTTTGGAAATCCGATATTTAAAAAGAAAATAGGAGAAACTGAATATCAAATAGCATATATACCAATGGGAGGTTATGTCAAACTCTACGGCGAAGAAGAGGAGGCAAGTTCCAAAGACCCGAAGGCATTTTCCTCAAAAGCACCGTGGCAAAAGATTCTTATAGCAGCGGCAGGACCGTTGTTTAACCTAATTATAGCTTTTATAGGTTTTACACTATCTTTTTACATAGGTATACATCAGCCAGCTTACATAGAAGAACCTGTAAAAGTTGGCTATATTGCCAAAAAATCACCATTTTACAAAGCTGGTATAAGACCTGGTGATACCATAATAAAAATAGACAACCTACCTATAAAAACATGGAAAGATCTATATACAGCAGAGATAAAAGCCGTAGGTGAAAGTTCTAAAGTGGTTTTTGAAAGAAATGGACATATATATACTACCACTATAACCCTAGGCAAGATTCTAAATAAAGATTCCATAGGAATATTACCTGAGATAGCTCCTGTAGTAGGTGGTATCATAAAAAATTCACCGGCTTCTCAAATAGGATTAAAAGAAGGCGATAAGATACTTGCAGTAAAAATGAGCGACATGCCCACGGCAATACCTATAAAAAATTGGTATGAGCTAACAGATTATATGAGAAAAGACAAAGGCAATCCAATAACGCTTGTAATAGAAAGATCAAATACTTTATTAGTAAAAGATGTTATACCAAAATATTCTGCCAAACTAAAAGAGTACTACATAGGAATATACCCAGAAACTACATACGTATTAAAAAGATACCCTATAAACGAAGCCATGATTCAAGCTATAAGAAAAATAAAAGAACTGACAATCCTTAGCATAGATTCTATAAAAGCTTTGGTCACAATGCATGCATCTGTTTTAAACCTAAGTGGACCGATAAGCATAGCAAAAATGTCAGGGCAAGCGGCAGAAGGTGGTTTAGGAGAATTTTTGGGGTTTATGGCTTTTGTTTCTTTGCAACTTGCCATAATAAACATCTTACCTATACCCATGTTGGATGGTGGTCTTATAGTGCTATTTTTAATAGAAGCTATCATAAGAAGGCCATTATCAGAAAAGTTTAAAGAATATTGGCAAAAGATAGGTATAGCTTTTGTAGTTTCTCTATCAGCCGTTGCAATACTAAGCGATATAATAAGGCTTTTCACAGGCGTATAA